The following coding sequences are from one Natrarchaeobaculum sulfurireducens window:
- a CDS encoding excinuclease ABC subunit C produces the protein MNAEGVRDRAGSLPREPGVYQFREDETTLYVGKAVDLRSRVRSYADPRSARIRRMVDRADDVEIAVTDTETQALLLEANLIKRHQPRYNVRLKDDKSYPMVQLTDHEAPRIEVTRDPSESATVFGPYTNKGRVETVVKALRETYGVRGCSDHKYANRDRPCLDYEMGLCTAPCTREISAGDYREDVASAERFFEGETGILADPLRREMEVAAEERNFERAANLRDRLETVEVFHGEGGEAVQSVGDERAVDVLGVAIEGEDATVARLRAEHGKLVDRERHSLEAPGASDPTSGPAGDEGVGETGGVPAVLAAFLVQYYAERDLPDALLLPERHGDDEVTAWLEAEGVSVRVPGAGREAKLVDLALKNARRNVGRRDECGMLADALGLDSARRIEGFDVSHAQGTAAVGSNVTFVDGSAAKSDYRRKKLTDQNDDYDNMHTLLEWRASRAVEGRDDRPDPDLLVIDGGEGQLEAARDALADVNWDVPAVALAKAEERVITPDREFRWPDDAPHLHLCQRVRDEAHRFAVQYHQTIRDEVKTVLDDVPGVGPETRKRLLGRFGSVENVREASLEDLQSVPGVGEKTAETIKSRL, from the coding sequence ATGAACGCCGAGGGGGTTCGCGACCGTGCCGGATCGTTGCCGCGCGAGCCTGGCGTCTACCAGTTCCGCGAGGATGAGACGACGCTTTACGTCGGGAAGGCCGTCGATCTCAGGAGCCGAGTTCGGTCGTACGCCGATCCGCGAAGCGCCCGCATCCGGCGGATGGTCGATCGCGCCGACGACGTCGAAATCGCCGTCACCGACACTGAAACGCAGGCGCTGTTACTCGAGGCGAACCTGATCAAGCGCCACCAGCCCCGCTACAACGTTCGGCTCAAAGACGACAAATCGTACCCGATGGTGCAACTGACTGACCACGAGGCACCCCGGATCGAAGTCACGCGGGACCCCTCGGAGTCGGCGACCGTCTTCGGCCCCTACACCAACAAGGGCCGGGTCGAAACCGTCGTAAAAGCCCTGCGGGAGACCTACGGCGTCCGTGGCTGTTCGGACCACAAGTACGCAAACCGCGATCGTCCCTGTCTGGACTACGAGATGGGCCTCTGTACGGCCCCCTGTACCCGCGAGATCAGCGCCGGTGACTACCGCGAGGACGTCGCGTCGGCCGAACGCTTCTTCGAGGGCGAAACCGGCATCCTCGCGGACCCACTGCGCCGCGAGATGGAAGTGGCCGCCGAAGAACGCAACTTCGAACGTGCGGCGAATCTCCGGGATCGCCTCGAGACCGTCGAGGTCTTCCACGGCGAGGGCGGCGAGGCGGTCCAGTCGGTCGGCGACGAACGCGCCGTCGACGTCCTCGGGGTCGCCATCGAAGGCGAAGACGCCACCGTTGCCCGACTGCGCGCCGAACATGGGAAACTCGTCGACCGGGAGCGCCACTCGCTCGAGGCGCCCGGAGCGAGCGACCCGACCTCGGGACCGGCCGGTGACGAGGGCGTCGGCGAGACGGGCGGCGTCCCAGCCGTCCTCGCGGCCTTTCTCGTCCAGTACTACGCCGAGCGCGACCTGCCCGACGCCCTGCTGTTGCCCGAACGCCACGGCGACGACGAGGTCACCGCCTGGCTCGAGGCAGAAGGCGTCTCGGTTCGGGTCCCCGGCGCGGGTCGGGAGGCCAAGCTGGTCGACCTCGCGCTGAAAAACGCCCGCCGAAACGTCGGCCGACGCGACGAGTGTGGGATGCTCGCCGACGCGCTGGGTCTCGACTCAGCGCGGCGAATCGAGGGCTTCGACGTGAGCCACGCCCAGGGCACGGCTGCGGTGGGGAGCAACGTCACCTTCGTCGACGGCAGCGCCGCAAAGAGCGACTACCGCCGGAAGAAGTTGACCGACCAGAACGACGACTACGACAACATGCACACACTGCTCGAGTGGCGGGCCAGCCGAGCCGTCGAGGGTCGCGACGACCGGCCCGATCCCGATTTGCTCGTGATCGACGGCGGCGAGGGGCAACTCGAGGCCGCCCGCGACGCGCTCGCGGACGTGAACTGGGACGTGCCCGCCGTCGCGCTGGCGAAAGCCGAAGAGCGCGTGATCACCCCGGATCGGGAATTTCGCTGGCCCGACGACGCCCCACACCTCCACCTCTGCCAGCGAGTGCGAGACGAAGCCCACCGCTTTGCGGTGCAGTACCACCAGACTATCCGCGACGAGGTCAAAACCGTCTTAGACGACGTCCCGGGCGTCGGTCCCGAGACGCGAAAGCGCCTGCTCGGCCGGTTCGGCAGCGTCGAGAACGTCCGCGAAGCGAGCCTCGAGGACCTCCAGAGCGTGCCGGGCGTCGGCGAGAAAACGGCGGAGACGATCAAATCACGGCTGTAG
- a CDS encoding DMT family transporter, with translation MDDETVGIALVLTSAIGFGTLGIFGVLAADEGLSIPTVLALRFALAAVVVWAVLWFRGRFRLLRGRMLAIAFALGAVGYATQSGLYFLGLEFMTAGMVAIVLYTYPAFVVCLVAIVHPSRVTTVLVVALGLSIGGVALITGADPAGADPVGVLVVLGAALAYSLYIVVSQRALLTVDAEILTAFVLPAAAVTFVVFGLGTGTLAMPDGASAWAVALAIAILATVVPVLTFFAGIARIGASRASIISTAEPGVTVALGALVLGEPVTAVTIVGGTLVVVGVILIQREGT, from the coding sequence ATGGACGACGAGACCGTCGGTATCGCCCTCGTGCTGACCTCTGCGATCGGCTTCGGGACGCTGGGGATCTTCGGCGTGCTGGCGGCCGACGAGGGGCTGTCGATTCCGACGGTGCTGGCGCTTCGCTTTGCCCTCGCGGCGGTCGTCGTCTGGGCCGTCCTCTGGTTCCGGGGACGATTTCGACTGCTCAGGGGTCGAATGCTGGCGATCGCGTTCGCGCTCGGCGCCGTCGGCTACGCGACCCAGAGCGGGCTGTACTTCCTCGGCCTCGAGTTCATGACCGCCGGGATGGTCGCTATCGTCCTCTACACCTATCCCGCGTTCGTCGTCTGTCTCGTCGCGATCGTCCACCCGAGCCGGGTGACGACGGTGCTGGTGGTCGCACTTGGGCTTTCGATCGGCGGCGTCGCGCTCATCACCGGCGCCGATCCGGCAGGCGCCGATCCGGTGGGCGTCCTCGTCGTCCTCGGCGCGGCACTGGCGTACTCGCTGTACATCGTAGTGAGCCAGCGGGCGCTCCTCACCGTCGACGCCGAGATACTGACTGCGTTCGTCCTCCCCGCAGCAGCTGTCACGTTCGTCGTCTTCGGCCTCGGGACGGGGACGCTCGCGATGCCAGACGGCGCGAGCGCGTGGGCCGTCGCGCTGGCGATCGCGATCCTCGCGACGGTCGTTCCCGTGCTCACCTTCTTCGCTGGCATCGCCAGGATCGGCGCGAGTCGTGCGAGCATCATCAGCACCGCCGAGCCGGGCGTGACGGTCGCCCTCGGCGCGCTCGTGCTTGGCGAGCCCGTCACGGCCGTCACGATCGTCGGCGGCACGCTCGTCGTCGTCGGCGTGATCCTCATCCAGCGCGAAGGGACCTGA
- a CDS encoding SUI1 family translation initiation factor, whose product MADNDELEDLLEELDSGGDLETSQQVLSIRMESRRYGKPVTIVEGFDLEQREVESTASELKQALGTGGTVDDGRIELQGDHRDRIPDLLRERGFDVRE is encoded by the coding sequence ATGGCAGACAACGACGAACTCGAGGACCTGCTCGAGGAACTCGACAGCGGCGGCGACCTCGAAACGTCCCAGCAGGTCCTCTCGATCCGGATGGAGAGTCGACGCTACGGCAAACCGGTGACGATCGTCGAGGGGTTCGACCTCGAGCAACGCGAGGTCGAGTCGACCGCCTCCGAGTTGAAACAGGCCCTGGGGACGGGCGGTACGGTCGACGACGGACGAATCGAACTCCAGGGCGACCACCGTGATCGGATTCCCGACCTGCTTCGCGAGCGGGGGTTCGACGTTCGTGAGTGA
- a CDS encoding GNAT family N-acetyltransferase, with amino-acid sequence MDIRPAKPDDFEAIEAVARATWHDTYDDLEADVIDETVDDWYTDDSMPLEAPGTVVLVAERAGPRSTSSRTESSEDDEIVAFTHAVAQGDAADVLRMYVHPDYQGDGIGTELHERLLAELEAYDIERVRSIDFAFNDASRRFYEGLGFEQTDTGEVVIDGESYDEAMYTLEL; translated from the coding sequence ATGGACATTCGGCCAGCCAAGCCAGACGACTTCGAGGCGATCGAGGCCGTCGCCCGGGCGACGTGGCACGACACCTACGACGACCTCGAGGCGGACGTCATCGACGAGACCGTCGACGACTGGTACACCGACGACTCGATGCCACTCGAGGCCCCGGGGACGGTCGTCCTCGTCGCCGAGCGCGCGGGGCCACGATCCACGAGTAGCCGGACGGAGTCCAGCGAGGACGACGAGATCGTCGCGTTCACTCACGCCGTCGCCCAGGGAGATGCCGCCGACGTCCTCCGGATGTACGTCCACCCAGACTACCAGGGCGACGGAATCGGCACCGAACTCCACGAGCGCTTGCTCGCGGAACTCGAGGCCTATGACATCGAGCGGGTCCGCTCGATCGACTTCGCGTTCAACGACGCGAGCCGACGCTTCTACGAGGGGCTCGGCTTCGAACAGACGGACACCGGCGAGGTCGTGATCGACGGCGAGTCCTACGACGAGGCGATGTACACGCTCGAGTTGTGA
- a CDS encoding GNAT family N-acetyltransferase, producing the protein MEIRPATADDRDRIRDVARDAWHETYDDLEADVIDETIDDWYGDESFEQALEKPGTAVLVAERDGELVGFTHGVVSEDEGDVLRMYVHPDHQGEGIGTALHERLREDLEDFNMNRMHAIDLESNDASREFYEELGFEQTDHAEVELGGETHTEAVYTLEL; encoded by the coding sequence ATGGAGATCCGACCAGCCACCGCCGACGACCGCGACCGGATTCGGGACGTTGCCCGCGACGCCTGGCACGAAACCTACGACGACCTCGAGGCGGACGTCATCGACGAGACCATCGACGACTGGTACGGCGACGAGTCGTTCGAACAGGCGCTCGAGAAGCCCGGCACGGCCGTCCTCGTCGCCGAGCGCGATGGCGAGCTCGTCGGCTTCACCCACGGCGTCGTCAGCGAGGACGAAGGTGACGTCCTCCGGATGTACGTCCACCCCGACCACCAGGGCGAAGGCATCGGCACGGCGCTTCACGAACGCTTGCGCGAGGACCTAGAAGACTTCAACATGAACCGGATGCACGCGATCGACCTCGAGTCCAACGACGCGAGCCGCGAGTTCTACGAGGAGCTCGGGTTCGAGCAAACCGACCACGCCGAGGTCGAACTCGGCGGCGAAACACACACGGAGGCCGTGTACACGCTCGAGTTGTGA
- a CDS encoding OTU domain-containing protein: MGWDDLSIGFSRDGAGFPAYESTPYLTFTAWIYPLKDPTRETLEQVKLRRREFVELLGRASDVLEPRWGFGRRGGLAIGEDDTIDDLVATTTPPLYEYNVFRPETVEAIGRERVRSAPAWYVEELDNGGVFLSVREPPKQCHHAAEPCLEVADHLGVPLAKTERYH, from the coding sequence ATGGGCTGGGACGACCTCTCGATCGGTTTCAGTCGAGACGGTGCTGGATTCCCCGCGTACGAATCGACGCCGTACCTAACGTTCACCGCGTGGATTTATCCGTTGAAGGATCCGACACGTGAGACACTCGAACAGGTAAAGCTCCGTCGTCGGGAGTTCGTTGAACTCCTCGGGCGAGCCTCGGACGTTCTCGAGCCGAGGTGGGGATTCGGCCGACGGGGCGGTCTCGCAATCGGTGAGGATGACACGATCGATGACCTCGTTGCGACGACGACTCCGCCGCTGTACGAGTACAACGTCTTTCGGCCCGAGACGGTCGAAGCGATCGGCCGCGAGCGGGTGCGTTCCGCACCCGCCTGGTACGTCGAGGAACTTGACAACGGCGGCGTATTCCTCTCGGTCCGCGAGCCGCCTAAGCAGTGTCACCACGCCGCCGAGCCCTGTCTCGAGGTCGCCGATCACCTCGGGGTTCCGCTGGCGAAGACCGAGCGCTACCACTAA
- a CDS encoding vWA domain-containing protein — MATSMIAMPALAAGPSAEAATDRSTHVPIQGNGPPGHGDGPPGRSDGEPPGHADDADGDGGSPGQSGGGPPGHDRGDANVTVPELEANTSIETAVDAVERLEELDLETAANETDETGETDDLATAAADEIVTAVNTSLQAYRHLEYVESREAFERYADAQRALADLAEAVDEDEEAIVDEISQDLYAASDRSARHTVVDAQAVVAANDDEFRNRGQRQAAESALGNAIDALERADDTAGADAEPTDRANALTHLENAWKHGEKALDTVEKNTEPTLLLSQNRAFERNDSVVVPVQAILEDVRPYAYDEADVTVDGNGTADEISLIAGESATSTASGTTFVDLGSEPENVTVTVTATAEHDDERTAEATQELHVDLDDVILDRPDLDEYQEVDVTNDSSGVSVDVGGDGLHESDISVRDETPAEDDPYRAGPMVRISSQQEFDEATVEIPIDEGADPEADNLLVFTWDPKTDEPWTPVDTKIDADEGVATAEVEGFSYFSVFSVDGWNDATTDSAVLDEEDIVEEADDFALADVMLVVEETVTENASEAPLDVSREAADALVEGLASEDRSGLVGYGGDATLETGLRTDHGVVRDEIDDLEATPEAGGFEAGLETGIAELEENGLYDDRELIALSTGEAVNESAAVEVAESAADADVTINTLAVGDDSDVETLERVAAETGGDAARVTDPSDLPRDLLGGEGQDDWTNESHWDLSSGCSFQDDTVLEGEESLYCSNVETAIYEPTTIDTDGEYTVAGAYITSSESTGAGIRWGIGSGNDVDLGVRITDTGVEWRHTDDPDPEIETGVSRESWVRFEIAWDDGEMKYREWEPGDTRPDWQATTTAFDRLEKPFTISTGTGACCGRTIDFDGFSEDVVLERVGEANVTLRDSNDDGIPDAVADLNLTMPAGSGDVTGQPIDLDPIATDTSGDGILDNETLDVDYRVFEDDGEYHVEAQVTNAEHNPSKVDTTGDGLIDREQLEDGWEIGYTDSREGSLEVLGELEDAEHLDDLGDVDDLFETKRTYANPLLNDTSGDGLSDREEVEELGTDPESTDTTGDGVPDADADDPTLFDISSPEVTVTYAHFDDPSVDGSVSIGWDGVDVDAELDTTGTYEAQFLAEDQAGLGEARIVQDGSVKDTLSLSGTHDSGHLEFETGTLSTFADLFEGTAVTVQVDDRHGPIEEVGTTEAEAIEVGGIFHQVSQELRAAGYTSA; from the coding sequence ATGGCGACCTCGATGATCGCCATGCCTGCGCTCGCGGCCGGCCCGAGTGCTGAGGCGGCGACCGACCGATCGACCCATGTTCCGATCCAGGGAAATGGGCCACCTGGCCACGGTGACGGACCACCCGGCCGCAGCGACGGCGAGCCGCCTGGGCACGCCGATGACGCCGACGGTGACGGTGGTTCGCCGGGGCAGAGCGGCGGCGGACCACCCGGACACGATCGCGGCGACGCGAACGTAACGGTGCCGGAACTCGAGGCGAACACGTCGATCGAGACGGCGGTCGACGCGGTCGAACGACTCGAGGAACTCGACCTTGAGACTGCCGCGAACGAAACCGACGAAACCGGCGAAACTGACGACCTCGCAACGGCGGCCGCGGACGAGATCGTCACGGCGGTCAACACCTCGTTGCAGGCGTATCGACACCTCGAGTACGTCGAATCGCGTGAGGCGTTCGAGCGATACGCCGACGCACAGCGGGCGCTCGCGGACCTGGCCGAAGCCGTCGACGAGGACGAGGAAGCAATCGTCGACGAGATCAGTCAGGACCTGTACGCGGCCAGCGACCGGAGTGCGCGACACACCGTCGTCGACGCACAGGCCGTCGTCGCCGCGAACGACGACGAGTTCCGCAATCGCGGCCAGCGACAGGCAGCCGAGAGCGCACTCGGCAACGCAATCGACGCACTCGAGCGAGCCGACGACACCGCTGGAGCGGACGCTGAGCCGACCGATCGTGCGAACGCACTGACGCATCTCGAGAACGCCTGGAAACACGGCGAAAAAGCGCTCGATACCGTCGAGAAAAACACCGAGCCGACGCTGTTGCTCTCGCAGAATCGAGCCTTCGAGCGAAACGACTCGGTCGTCGTCCCGGTTCAGGCGATACTCGAGGACGTCCGCCCGTACGCTTACGACGAGGCCGACGTGACGGTCGACGGGAACGGCACCGCCGACGAGATCTCGCTGATCGCCGGCGAGTCGGCGACGTCGACCGCGAGCGGGACGACGTTCGTCGACCTCGGGTCCGAACCCGAGAACGTGACCGTCACGGTGACGGCGACGGCCGAACACGACGACGAGCGGACGGCCGAGGCGACCCAGGAGCTTCACGTCGACCTCGATGACGTTATTCTGGACCGGCCGGATCTCGACGAGTATCAGGAAGTCGACGTCACGAACGACTCCTCGGGTGTCTCCGTCGATGTCGGCGGTGACGGGCTCCACGAGAGCGATATTTCGGTACGCGACGAGACGCCCGCGGAGGACGATCCCTATCGTGCGGGCCCGATGGTTCGTATCTCGAGCCAGCAGGAATTCGACGAGGCGACCGTCGAGATTCCGATCGACGAAGGGGCGGATCCTGAGGCGGACAACCTCTTGGTGTTCACCTGGGATCCGAAAACCGACGAGCCCTGGACGCCCGTCGACACCAAGATCGACGCCGACGAAGGCGTCGCCACCGCCGAAGTCGAGGGCTTCTCGTACTTCTCGGTGTTCTCGGTCGACGGCTGGAACGACGCGACGACGGACTCGGCCGTCCTCGACGAGGAGGACATCGTCGAGGAGGCGGACGATTTCGCCCTCGCCGACGTCATGTTGGTTGTCGAAGAGACGGTCACGGAGAACGCGTCGGAAGCGCCCCTCGACGTCTCTCGCGAGGCGGCGGACGCACTCGTCGAGGGACTCGCCAGCGAGGACCGATCCGGCCTTGTCGGATACGGTGGAGATGCGACCCTCGAAACGGGCCTGCGAACCGACCACGGGGTGGTTCGTGACGAGATCGACGACCTGGAGGCGACGCCGGAAGCTGGCGGGTTCGAGGCCGGACTGGAGACTGGCATCGCCGAACTCGAGGAGAACGGTCTCTACGACGACCGCGAACTGATCGCGCTGTCGACTGGCGAAGCCGTGAACGAGTCCGCGGCCGTCGAGGTCGCCGAGTCCGCGGCCGACGCTGACGTCACGATCAACACCCTGGCGGTCGGTGACGATTCGGACGTCGAGACCCTGGAGCGCGTCGCCGCGGAAACCGGTGGTGACGCCGCCCGCGTGACTGATCCGTCCGACCTGCCTCGCGATCTGCTGGGCGGCGAGGGACAGGACGACTGGACGAACGAGAGCCACTGGGATCTATCGAGCGGTTGTTCATTCCAAGACGACACCGTCCTCGAGGGCGAGGAGTCGCTGTACTGCAGCAACGTCGAGACCGCGATCTACGAGCCGACGACGATCGATACCGACGGCGAGTACACCGTCGCCGGGGCGTACATCACCTCGAGCGAGTCGACCGGTGCCGGGATCCGCTGGGGGATCGGCAGCGGCAACGACGTCGACCTCGGCGTCCGGATCACCGATACCGGCGTGGAGTGGCGCCACACCGACGATCCCGATCCGGAGATCGAGACCGGCGTCTCTAGGGAGTCGTGGGTTCGCTTCGAGATCGCCTGGGACGACGGCGAGATGAAGTACCGTGAGTGGGAGCCCGGCGACACCCGGCCGGACTGGCAGGCGACCACGACGGCGTTCGACCGCCTGGAGAAGCCCTTTACCATCTCGACCGGAACGGGTGCCTGTTGCGGACGGACGATCGACTTCGACGGCTTCAGCGAGGACGTCGTCCTCGAGCGCGTCGGCGAGGCGAACGTCACCCTCCGCGATTCGAACGACGACGGCATCCCCGACGCGGTCGCCGATCTAAATCTGACGATGCCAGCGGGCTCGGGCGACGTGACCGGCCAGCCGATCGACCTCGACCCGATCGCGACCGACACCAGCGGTGACGGTATCCTCGACAACGAGACGCTCGACGTGGACTATCGTGTCTTCGAGGATGACGGCGAGTACCACGTCGAAGCGCAGGTCACCAACGCCGAGCACAATCCCTCGAAGGTCGACACCACCGGCGACGGGTTGATCGACCGCGAGCAACTCGAGGACGGCTGGGAGATCGGCTACACTGACTCACGCGAGGGCTCGCTCGAGGTACTCGGCGAACTCGAGGACGCCGAGCATCTCGACGATCTCGGTGACGTGGACGACCTCTTCGAGACGAAACGTACCTACGCGAATCCGCTCCTCAACGACACCAGCGGCGACGGGCTGTCGGACCGCGAGGAAGTCGAAGAACTGGGAACGGATCCGGAATCGACCGACACGACCGGTGACGGCGTTCCGGACGCCGACGCGGATGATCCGACGTTGTTCGACATCAGTTCGCCGGAGGTAACCGTCACCTACGCGCACTTCGACGATCCGTCCGTCGACGGCTCCGTTTCGATCGGCTGGGACGGCGTCGACGTCGACGCCGAACTCGACACCACCGGCACGTACGAGGCGCAGTTCCTCGCAGAAGACCAGGCCGGACTCGGAGAGGCACGGATCGTTCAGGACGGATCGGTCAAAGATACGCTCTCACTCTCGGGGACGCACGACAGCGGGCATCTCGAGTTCGAGACGGGGACGCTCTCGACGTTCGCCGATCTCTTCGAAGGAACCGCCGTAACCGTTCAGGTCGACGACCGCCATGGCCCCATCGAGGAGGTCGGGACGACCGAAGCGGAAGCGATCGAGGTCGGCGGCATCTTCCATCAGGTATCCCAGGAACTTCGTGCTGCCGGGTACACCAGTGCCTAG
- the uvrB gene encoding excinuclease ABC subunit UvrB, translated as MSDTQGPLQPDRPDVDHPFEVDAPFEPAGDQPEAIEQLAAGYQSGAEKQTLLGVTGSGKTNTVSWLIEELQQPTLVIAHNKTLAAQLYEEFRTLFPDNAVEYFVSYYDYYQPEAYVEQTDTYIDKDASINDEIDRLRHSATRSLLTREDVIVVASVSAIYGLGDPRNYVEMALRLEVGDDVGRDDLLAQLVDLNYERNDVDFTQGTFRVRGDTIEIFPMYGRYAVRVELWGDEIDRMIKVDPLEGETKGEQRAVLVHPAEHYSIPEPKLERAMDEIRTDLDSRISYFERKGDLVAAQRIEERTTFDLEMMAETGYCSGIENYSLYLSDRESGDAPYTLLDYFPEDFLTVVDESHVTLPQIRGQYAGDKSRKDSLVENGFRLPTSYDNRPLTFEEFEQKTDRTLYVSATPSDYEREQSDRIVEQIVRPTHLVDPKVEVSPATGQIDDLMDRIDERIERDERTLVTTLTKRMAEDLTEYLEEAGVNVAYMHDETDTLERHEIIRSLRLGEIDVLVGINLLREGLDIPEVSLVAILDADQEGFLRSETTLVQTMGRAARNVNGEVILYADEPSNAMESAIDETQRRRRIQQEYNAKHGLEPTTIEKDIGETNLPGSKTDTSEVSGRSLEDDDEAARYVDELEDRMQEAANNLEFELAADIRDRIREVREEFDLDGGEDEGIAPPTEEF; from the coding sequence GTGAGCGACACGCAAGGCCCGTTGCAACCCGACCGTCCGGACGTCGACCACCCGTTCGAGGTCGACGCACCGTTCGAGCCTGCGGGCGACCAGCCAGAAGCGATCGAACAGCTCGCGGCAGGCTATCAGTCGGGGGCTGAAAAACAGACGCTACTCGGGGTGACCGGCTCCGGGAAGACGAACACCGTCTCCTGGCTGATCGAGGAACTCCAGCAGCCGACGCTGGTGATCGCCCACAATAAGACGCTCGCCGCCCAACTGTACGAGGAGTTCCGAACCCTCTTTCCCGACAACGCCGTCGAGTACTTCGTCTCGTACTACGACTACTACCAGCCCGAAGCCTACGTCGAACAGACCGACACCTACATCGACAAAGACGCCTCGATCAACGACGAGATCGACCGGCTTCGCCACTCGGCTACGCGCTCGCTCCTGACGCGCGAGGACGTGATCGTCGTGGCTTCGGTGTCCGCGATCTACGGCCTCGGTGACCCGCGCAACTACGTCGAGATGGCGCTTCGGCTCGAGGTCGGCGACGACGTTGGCCGCGACGACTTGCTCGCGCAACTGGTCGATCTGAACTACGAGCGAAACGACGTCGACTTCACCCAGGGCACGTTCCGGGTCCGGGGCGATACGATCGAGATCTTCCCGATGTACGGCCGGTACGCCGTCCGCGTCGAACTCTGGGGCGACGAGATCGACCGGATGATCAAGGTCGACCCGCTCGAGGGCGAGACCAAAGGCGAACAGCGGGCGGTCCTCGTCCACCCCGCAGAGCACTACTCGATCCCGGAGCCGAAACTCGAGCGCGCAATGGACGAGATCCGCACGGACCTCGACTCTCGGATCTCGTACTTCGAGCGCAAGGGGGACCTCGTCGCCGCCCAGCGCATCGAGGAGCGAACCACGTTCGACCTCGAGATGATGGCCGAGACGGGATACTGTTCGGGCATTGAGAACTACTCGCTGTATCTCTCAGATCGTGAGTCAGGTGATGCGCCGTATACGCTGCTCGATTACTTCCCCGAGGACTTCCTTACGGTGGTCGACGAATCACACGTCACGCTCCCCCAGATTCGCGGCCAGTACGCGGGTGATAAATCCCGGAAGGACTCGCTGGTCGAGAACGGCTTTCGGCTGCCGACCAGCTACGACAACCGGCCGCTGACCTTCGAGGAATTCGAGCAAAAAACCGACCGGACGCTGTACGTGAGCGCAACGCCGAGTGACTACGAGCGCGAGCAGAGCGACCGGATCGTCGAACAGATCGTCCGCCCCACCCACCTCGTCGACCCGAAAGTCGAGGTCTCACCCGCGACGGGACAGATCGACGACCTCATGGACCGTATCGACGAGCGCATCGAACGCGACGAGCGCACGCTCGTCACCACCCTCACCAAGCGGATGGCCGAAGACCTCACCGAGTACCTCGAGGAGGCGGGCGTGAACGTCGCCTATATGCACGACGAGACGGACACGCTCGAGCGCCACGAGATCATCCGCTCGCTGCGGCTGGGCGAGATCGACGTCCTCGTCGGGATCAACCTCCTGCGGGAAGGGCTTGACATTCCCGAAGTGAGCCTGGTGGCCATCCTCGACGCCGACCAAGAGGGGTTCCTGCGCAGCGAGACCACCCTCGTCCAGACGATGGGGCGGGCCGCCCGCAACGTCAACGGCGAGGTGATCCTCTACGCCGACGAGCCCTCGAACGCGATGGAGTCGGCGATCGACGAAACCCAGCGCCGCCGCCGGATCCAGCAGGAGTACAACGCCAAACACGGCCTCGAGCCCACCACGATCGAGAAGGACATCGGCGAGACGAACCTCCCAGGAAGCAAGACCGACACCAGCGAAGTCTCCGGACGCTCGCTCGAGGACGATGACGAGGCCGCCCGCTACGTCGACGAACTCGAAGACCGGATGCAGGAAGCCGCGAACAACCTCGAGTTCGAACTCGCGGCGGACATCCGGGACCGGATTCGGGAGGTTCGCGAGGAGTTCGACCTGGATGGTGGCGAGGACGAAGGGATTGCGCCACCGACCGAAGAGTTTTAG